From Apium graveolens cultivar Ventura chromosome 9, ASM990537v1, whole genome shotgun sequence, the proteins below share one genomic window:
- the LOC141685095 gene encoding uncharacterized protein LOC141685095 codes for MYNVIHVDEKWFYMTRKNEKYYLLLDEEEPYRTCKSKNFVAKVMFLAAIARPRFDEEGNVIFSGRIGIFPFITKEPAKRSGVNRVAGTMETKVMTSVKRDTVRSYYINKLLPAIFEKWPREEINKPIIIQQDNARTHIDPNDPEFCQAVQQYGFNIKLMCQPNNSPDLNVLDLGFFRAIQSLKYKEASRTIDELIGGVQKAFETFSVTKSDYIFWTLQLCMRSVLEEKCGNKYKIIHRCFEETGTITSTNKM; via the coding sequence ATGTACAATGTGATTCATGTTGATGAGAAGTGGTTTTACATGACGAGAAAAAACGAGAAGTATTATCTTCTTCTAGATGAGGAAGAACCTTATCGTACTTGTAAAAGCAAGAATTTTGTGGCAAAAGTTATGTTTTTGGCTGCTATAGCTCGTCCACGCTTTGATGAAGAAGGTAATGTAATATTTTCAGGAAGAATTGGGATATTTCCTTTCATTACCAAGGAGCCCGCCAAGAGGAGCGGTGTGAATCGAGTCGCTGGAACAATGGAAACAAAAGTAATGACTTCAGTTAAAAGAGACACTGTGAGATCATATTATATCAATAAATTACTACCAGCAATATTTGAGAAGTGGCCTAGGGAGGAGATTAACAAGCCCATTATTATCCAACAAGATAATGCAAGAACACATATTGATCCTAATGACCCAGAATTTTGTCAAGCAGTACAACAATATGGGTTTAATATAAAGTTGATGTGTCAACCAAATAACTCTCCTGATCTCAATGTGTTAGACCTTGGTTTTTTTAGAGCTATTCAATCCTTGAAGTACAAAGAAGCCTCAAGGACTATTGATGAACTTATTGGCGGAGTCCAAAAGGCTTTTGAAACATTTTCAGTTACAAAATCTGATTACATATTTTGGACTCTGCAGTTGTGTATGAGGTCCGTTCTAGAAGAGAAATGTGGCAACAAATATAAAATTATACATAGATGCTTTGAGGAGACAGGGACAATTACCTCTACAAATAAAATGTGA
- the LOC141684329 gene encoding serine/threonine-protein kinase D6PKL1-like, with product MESLVEGVNSVPSLSYNPSSASGNRLPHPFSAKHSRHESAKSAAYATGVDPRMKTAHISSESVTSSKQSYKTTRNTMQKEVLPDLSQQHIRSNKGKSEALHYDEELDQMGQLYIQKQVSAVEVPSIKKYIDDSEDSNSIKIFETAIPVIAAKGTTGYLNEQVTFQPGISNCPSPQNSFYSATQFIEAKQSFTNTEVSECTSSIEKSIGSGDISVTGDFVESRKTSIYRGSTGSDISEESSSSSFSSTMYKPHKANDSRWEAIQAIRSRDGNLGLNHFRMFKKLGSGDIGSVQLAELIGTKSYFAIKIMDKGSLSGRKKLLRAQTEKEILQSLDHPFLPTLYSHFETENFSFLVMEFCPGGDLHALRQKQPGKYFSEHAARFYVAEVLLAMEYLHMLGIIYRDLKPENVLVREDGHIMLSDFDLSLRCAVSPTLVRSSNSNSEPKNSAYCIEPSCVIQPSCIQPTCFGPRFLGKPKKDKKQKAKGEIYNQVSLLPELIAEPTSARSMSFVGTHEYLAPEIIKGEGHGSAVDWWTFGIFLYELLFGRTPFKGAGNRATLFNVVGQPLKFPDSPSVSFAARDLIRGLLVKEPQHRLAYRRGATEIKQHPFFQSVNWALIRCASPPDVPKAYVMEVPVPKSPKVENVAGIDMKPSGSYLEIDFF from the exons ATGGAGTCCCTTGTCGAGGGAGTTAATTCTGTGCCTTCGTTGAGCTACAATCCTTCTTCTGCCTCAGGGAATCGACTCCCTCATCCTTTTTCTGCAAAACACTCTCGACATGAAAGTGCCAAATCGGCAGCTTATGCAACCGGTGTTGATCCTCGGATGAAGACAGCCCATATATCGTCCGAGTCTGTGACTAGTTCGAAGCAATCTTACAAGACGACCCGCAATACTATGCAGAAGGAAGTGCTGCCTGACCTGTCGCAGCAACATATCAGATCAAATAAAGGAAAATCGGAGGCTTTGCATTATGATGAAGAACTTGATCAAATGGGGCAATTATATATACAAAAGCAGGTTTCTGCTGTTGAAGTGCCTAGCATTAAGAAATATATCGATGATTCTGAGGATTCTAACTCAATTAAAATTTTCGAAACTGCGATTCCTGTTATAGCAGCCAAAGGAACCACTGGGTATTTAAATGAACAAGTAACTTTTCAGCCAGGTATCAGTAATTGCCCAAGTCCTCAAAACAGCTTCTATTCTGCAACACAGTTTATAGAAGCTAAGCAGAGCTTCACCAACACAGAAGTTAGTGAATGCACTAGCAGCATAGAGAAATCCATCGGAAGTGGTGATATTAGCGTCACTGGTGATTTTGTTGAGAGCAGGAAGACTAGCATCTACAGAGGTAGCACTGGTAGTGATATTAGCGAAGAGAGTAGTTCTAGCAGTTTTAGTAGCACAATGTACAAGCCACACAAAGCCAATGATTCTAGGTGGGAAGCGATTCAAGCGATCAGATCTCGTGATGGGAACTTGGGACTAAACCACTTTAGGATGTTTAAGAAATTGGGAAGCGGAGATATTGGGAGTGTTCAACTGGCAGAGTTGATTGGAACAAAAAGTTATTTCGCCATTAAAATCATGGATAAAGGATCTTTATCCGGTCGAAAAAAGTTACTGAGAGCTCAGACAGAAAAAGAAATATTGCAGTCTCTGGATCATCCATTTCTTCCCACTTTGTATTCACACTTTGAGACAGAAAACTTCTCTTTCTTGGTCATGGAATTCTGCCCGGGTGGAGATCTGCATGCACTCCGGCAAAAACAACCTGGGAAATACTTCTCAGAGCATGCTGCTAG GTTTTATGTGGCAGAAGTGCTCCTTGCTATGGAGTACTTGCACATGCTGGGGATAATTTACAGAGACCTTAAACCAGAAAATGTACTAGTGAGGGAGGACGGGCATATTATGCTTTCAGATTTCGATCTCTCGCTTAGATGTGCAGTGAGCCCAACCCTTGTGAGGTCCTCGAATTCCAACTCTGAACCCAAGAACTCGGCATATTGTATCGAGCCATCTTGTGTTATACAGCCATCTTGCATCCAGCCTACATGTTTTGGACCTCGCTTTCTTGGCAAGCCCAAGAAAGATAAGAAACAAAAAGCCAAGGGTGAAATATATAATCAAGTAAGCCTCCTGCCAGAGCTCATTGCTGAACCCACAAGTGCTCGGTCTATGTCCTTCGTAGGTACCCACGAGTACCTAGCTCCTGAAATTATCAAAGGGGAAGGACACGGTAGTGCTGTAGATTGGTGGACATTTGGGATATTTTTGTATGAACTTTTGTTTGGTAGAACACCTTTCAAAGGGGCAGGTAACCGAGCTACATTGTTTAATGTGGTTGGACAGCCCCTAAAGTTTCCTGATTCACCTAGTGTTAGCTTTGCTGCAAGAGACTTGATCAGAGGATTACTTGTGAAAGAGCCACAGCATCGCCTTGCATACAGACGTGGAGCTACTGAAATCAAACAGCACCCGTTTTTCCAGAGTGTAAACTGGGCGCTTATCCGCTGTGCGAGTCCACCAGATGTACCAAAGGCATATGTGATGGAGGTACCAGTACCAAAATCACCTAAAGTTGAGAATGTAGCTGGTATTGATATGAAGCCTTCTGGTAGCTATTTAGAGATTGATTTCTTTTGA